In one Plasmodium relictum strain SGS1 genome assembly, contig: PRELSG_00_v1_64, whole genome shotgun sequence genomic region, the following are encoded:
- a CDS encoding fam-h protein: MNKKNNIILISNFRMHPKHYSHVTKGFNDTYIPTLKIYSKREKNNILYFLIKFFILTLSIWMLQCSNNWDSCKSWNYKNKLNNILDLGYGRLLTECDDITKQTEIKLKSCEQQDIIEARLESWTEQSQMDKNVDVEQGNKIETTEKNKKVKEGILDRCKNNLKLISLFIAIILLLSSFSLFLANQYIYFKYIEIISFLFTLSFLIISTLLTCERIEIKYKNKC, translated from the exons atgaacaagaaaaataatattattcttaTCTCCAATTTTAGGATGCATCCCAAACACTATTCTCATGTAACTAAAGGCTTTAATGATACATATATACCcacattaaaaatatatagtaaaagagagaaaaacaatatattatattttcttataaagttttttatACTCACCCTTTCAATTTGGATGTTACAATGTTCTAATAAT TGGGATTCTTGTAAATCAtggaattataaaaataaattaaataacatATTAGACTTAGGATACGGAAGATTATTAACAGAATGTGATGATATAACAAAACAAACggaaattaaattaaaatccTGTGAACAACAGGATATAATAGAAGCACGTTTGGAATCATGGACTGAGCAAAGCCAAATGGATAAGAATGTAGATGTAGAACAAGGAAATAAGATAGAGACAACAGAGAAGAATAAAAAAGTGAAAGAGGGAATCTTAGATAGAtgcaaaaataatttaaaactaATTTCCTTATTTATTGCTATTATCTTATTATtgtcttcattttcattatttttagcAAATCAATATatctattttaaatatatagaaatcatatcatttttatttaccttatcttttttaataatttcaacGCTTTTAACATGTGAACGAATTGAAATAAAgtacaaaaataaatgttaA